A portion of the Paenibacillus hamazuiensis genome contains these proteins:
- a CDS encoding HAMP domain-containing sensor histidine kinase: protein MANMMRSFRSKMIALFGLSMLISGIITYALYKILQYYYRTQVKFEDPLAYVRLFIRTVGDINFFLLFFIPLAVLFFFLLTKPYAAYFNEISAGIRHLANGDFDKRVSVASRDEFGDIAADINLAGEKLKQAVARGDFAESSKDQLVLNLAHDLRTPLTSVIGYLDFILKDEQLTKEQARHYAGIAFAKSQRLEKLIDELFEITRMNYGMLPVEKRPIDLTELLTQLSEELFPVFEKNQLEARLHVTQHLIISGDGDLLARVFENLLTNAIRYGSDGQFVDIHAFLEEDEAVVQVINYGDRIHPDELPHIFDMFYTGDKSRTHRENSTGLGLFISKNIVMQHNGTITADSSLIRTVFEVRLPRGMQTI from the coding sequence ATGGCTAACATGATGCGAAGCTTCCGCTCCAAAATGATCGCGCTGTTCGGCTTAAGCATGCTCATATCCGGCATCATCACTTACGCGCTGTACAAAATTCTCCAATATTACTACCGCACCCAGGTCAAATTCGAAGATCCGCTGGCTTATGTCCGCTTGTTCATAAGAACGGTCGGGGATATCAATTTCTTCCTGCTATTTTTTATCCCGCTGGCGGTTTTGTTTTTCTTCCTGCTTACGAAGCCTTATGCGGCGTATTTTAATGAAATTTCGGCGGGGATTCGTCATCTCGCCAACGGCGATTTCGACAAGCGGGTTTCGGTTGCGTCCCGGGACGAGTTCGGGGATATTGCGGCGGATATCAATCTGGCCGGGGAGAAGCTGAAACAAGCGGTGGCGAGAGGAGATTTTGCCGAGAGCAGCAAAGATCAGCTCGTGCTCAATTTGGCCCATGATTTGCGTACGCCGCTCACTTCCGTTATCGGGTATCTGGACTTCATTCTTAAGGACGAGCAATTGACCAAAGAGCAGGCCCGGCATTATGCGGGCATCGCTTTCGCCAAGTCCCAACGTCTGGAGAAGCTGATCGACGAATTGTTCGAAATCACGAGAATGAATTACGGCATGCTGCCTGTCGAAAAACGGCCGATCGATCTAACCGAGCTGCTGACGCAGCTAAGCGAAGAATTATTTCCGGTTTTTGAGAAAAATCAACTGGAAGCCCGATTGCACGTTACTCAGCATCTGATCATTTCGGGCGACGGCGACTTGCTGGCGCGCGTGTTTGAAAATTTGCTGACCAATGCGATTCGGTACGGCAGCGACGGTCAGTTTGTCGATATTCATGCTTTCCTTGAAGAAGACGAAGCCGTAGTTCAGGTGATCAACTACGGGGATCGCATCCATCCGGACGAGCTGCCGCATATATTCGATATGTTTTATACCGGCGACAAATCGCGGACTCATCGGGAGAACAGCACGGGTCTCGGTTTATTTATTTCGAAAAATATCGTCATGCAGCATAACGGAACGATCACCGCCGACAGCAGCTTGATCCGTACCGTTTTTGAAGTACGGCTGCCGCGAGGAATGCAGACAATTTAA
- a CDS encoding carbohydrate ABC transporter permease, translating to MKKWGFWRVYFRNNDSAAAWMFLAPSLVGFALFYLIPFAQGVGFSFMDNAVDDRFVGLDNYRGLLASDSFRNAVFNTFYFTAVTVPLIVAISLGLAMLLNQNVYMRNALRTAYVLPLVVPAASIIVIWQILFDWNGSLNAWLSFLGSGRADWMKSEAARNVVMVVYLWKNAGYNIILFLAGLQQIPKDYYETAKVEGASRLWQFRSITLVYLTSTMFFVVVMSIVNSFKVFRETYLIAGDYPHDSIYMLQHYMNNTFMSLDIQKLTAAATMMVMCILLVVLALFALERRFRQFME from the coding sequence ATGAAGAAATGGGGTTTTTGGCGTGTTTATTTCAGGAATAACGACTCCGCCGCGGCGTGGATGTTTCTTGCGCCGAGCCTGGTGGGCTTTGCGCTGTTTTACCTGATTCCGTTCGCCCAGGGTGTCGGCTTCTCTTTTATGGATAACGCGGTTGACGATCGGTTCGTCGGATTGGACAATTACCGCGGGCTGCTCGCTAGCGACTCGTTTCGCAATGCGGTGTTCAACACGTTTTATTTCACCGCGGTCACGGTTCCGCTCATTGTTGCGATATCCCTGGGCTTGGCGATGCTGTTGAACCAAAATGTGTACATGCGCAATGCGCTCAGAACCGCTTATGTGCTGCCGCTTGTCGTGCCCGCAGCTTCGATTATCGTCATTTGGCAAATCCTGTTCGACTGGAACGGTTCCCTTAACGCCTGGCTCAGCTTTTTAGGATCCGGCCGTGCAGACTGGATGAAGAGCGAAGCGGCGCGCAATGTGGTGATGGTCGTTTATTTGTGGAAAAACGCCGGCTACAACATCATTTTATTTTTGGCCGGATTGCAGCAAATTCCGAAAGATTATTACGAAACCGCGAAAGTGGAGGGCGCAAGCCGGTTGTGGCAGTTCCGCAGCATTACGCTCGTTTATTTAACGTCGACGATGTTCTTTGTCGTCGTTATGTCCATCGTCAATTCGTTCAAAGTGTTTCGCGAAACGTACTTGATCGCAGGCGATTATCCGCACGACAGCATATATATGCTCCAGCACTATATGAACAATACGTTTATGTCGCTGGATATTCAGAAGTTGACGGCGGCCGCGACGATGATGGTGATGTGCATCTTGCTTGTTGTGCTGGCTTTGTTTGCGCTTGAACGCCGTTTCCGGCAGTTCATGGAATAG
- a CDS encoding carbohydrate ABC transporter permease, with protein sequence MTVIAAVPLFPIAITFTNSLMTGREIEINYGVIGKMNDAFAGGFVNLKLLPDQVSLEQYREILVSSPRYLMMFWNSVFMVAPIIAGQAFIAALAAYAFAKLQFRGRDNLFLVYVLTMLMPFQVTLVPNYIMADQLGLLNSAGAIIWPGIFAAFGVFMLRQFMLHIPYSYIEAAKIDGAGHLRIFSTIIVPMVKPGVAALIVLLFVDYWNMVEQPLIFLDDPFKQPLSVYLSKVNEGERGVAFAASMLYMTPMVLLFLYAEAYFIEGIQLSGIKG encoded by the coding sequence ATGACCGTCATTGCGGCGGTGCCGCTGTTCCCGATAGCGATTACTTTCACAAACTCGCTTATGACCGGGCGTGAAATCGAAATCAATTACGGTGTGATCGGGAAAATGAACGATGCATTCGCCGGAGGTTTTGTCAATCTGAAGCTTCTGCCGGATCAAGTGTCGCTCGAGCAGTATCGCGAAATTTTGGTAAGCAGCCCGAGATATTTGATGATGTTCTGGAATTCGGTCTTTATGGTTGCGCCGATTATTGCCGGACAGGCATTCATAGCGGCGTTAGCGGCGTACGCGTTTGCGAAGCTGCAATTTCGCGGTCGGGACAACCTGTTTCTCGTTTATGTGCTGACGATGCTTATGCCGTTCCAGGTGACGCTGGTGCCGAATTACATCATGGCAGATCAACTGGGACTGTTAAACAGCGCGGGTGCGATTATATGGCCGGGTATTTTCGCGGCGTTCGGCGTGTTTATGCTCAGGCAGTTCATGCTGCATATTCCATATTCGTATATCGAAGCGGCCAAAATCGACGGAGCCGGACATTTGCGGATTTTCAGTACGATCATTGTTCCGATGGTCAAACCGGGTGTGGCTGCACTCATCGTATTGTTGTTCGTCGATTATTGGAACATGGTGGAGCAGCCGCTTATTTTTCTGGACGATCCGTTCAAGCAGCCGCTGTCGGTTTATTTATCGAAAGTAAACGAGGGGGAGCGAGGCGTCGCTTTTGCGGCATCGATGCTTTATATGACTCCGATGGTACTGTTGTTTCTGTATGCGGAAGCTTATTTTATCGAAGGAATCCAGCTGTCCGGTATCAAGGGATAG
- a CDS encoding efflux RND transporter periplasmic adaptor subunit, with protein sequence MKTELHEELGQRRRKRNIQIVFGLFIGLLLIFTIFSNTLQSLALPKVRTETPTFGSMEHQLEGSGILRPLAEAKLTNPAGWKVSTIAVKEGDIVKKGQTLVTYDSKTAEREIQDEMAQLEKQKIELQSVQDRYIASTTEGDAMNLRSAGRDLETGKLNLGVQERKINELRDRLASREQIAAPFDGIVTKVNAVEGLASTGEPDVVLTNNSRGYRLELPIDAPLLTRLGIAPEEKLQVEVRALSDPQPKIIDGTVYEIADAEAHTDNSSGKQATIVQKIVRVKVTDPELKGGEQAFVKLVKRSRQEGRLISNEAIHQDREEKFVYKIEERKGALGNVFIVRKVRVRAAESNDKETMIESGDVNMNDLVILESSEPLQDGNRVRLQ encoded by the coding sequence GTGAAGACGGAACTGCACGAGGAACTTGGGCAAAGGCGCCGTAAACGAAACATTCAAATCGTGTTCGGTCTGTTTATCGGGCTGTTATTGATTTTTACTATATTCAGCAACACGCTGCAATCGTTGGCACTGCCGAAGGTGAGGACGGAGACGCCGACATTCGGCAGTATGGAACATCAGCTTGAAGGAAGCGGCATATTGCGGCCGCTGGCGGAAGCGAAGCTGACGAATCCAGCCGGCTGGAAAGTGAGCACGATTGCCGTGAAGGAGGGAGACATCGTGAAGAAAGGGCAGACGCTTGTCACCTACGACAGCAAAACCGCCGAACGGGAAATTCAGGATGAAATGGCTCAATTGGAAAAGCAAAAGATCGAATTGCAAAGCGTTCAGGATCGGTACATTGCCTCTACGACGGAGGGGGACGCGATGAATCTGCGGAGCGCCGGCCGCGATCTCGAAACGGGCAAGCTCAATCTCGGCGTTCAGGAACGTAAAATTAACGAATTACGAGACCGTTTGGCCAGCCGCGAGCAGATTGCAGCTCCGTTCGACGGTATCGTAACGAAGGTGAACGCCGTCGAGGGACTGGCGTCAACGGGAGAGCCGGATGTGGTCCTGACGAACAACAGCCGGGGATACCGGTTGGAGCTGCCGATCGATGCGCCACTGTTGACCAGGCTAGGGATTGCGCCTGAGGAAAAACTGCAGGTGGAAGTGCGCGCGTTGTCCGATCCGCAGCCGAAAATCATCGACGGTACTGTTTACGAAATAGCCGATGCAGAGGCGCATACGGATAACTCATCCGGCAAACAGGCAACTATCGTGCAAAAGATCGTTCGCGTAAAAGTAACGGACCCCGAGCTGAAAGGAGGTGAGCAAGCATTTGTCAAACTCGTTAAACGGTCGCGACAAGAGGGGCGATTGATTTCCAACGAGGCGATTCATCAGGATCGCGAAGAAAAGTTCGTTTACAAAATCGAAGAGCGGAAGGGCGCACTGGGCAACGTGTTTATTGTCCGGAAGGTCAGAGTTCGAGCCGCTGAGTCCAACGACAAAGAAACGATGATAGAGTCGGGCGACGTTAATATGAATGATCTTGTTATTTTGGAAAGCAGCGAGCCGTTGCAGGACGGCAATCGTGTTCGCTTGCAATAA
- a CDS encoding ABC transporter substrate-binding protein has protein sequence MKTQLFIGFTCMTLAAATGCQTGGGGEEANKEKGKSKDGKTVVTLSLKGSDSFFEAVEKGFEQKYPDIDLQIQEYKKGDEEWSSADFEKYIKTTNSALLSGTGADIIDLEDFPISKYVEKKLLADMKDTLDQLNKNDLHMNILDALKVNGGLYTVPPAFYPGTFVGDGDVLEKTIEVDDKSWTWEQFEEVSRKFKQQSNGRGERYALANYAPEQFLNKLVENNSTDFIDPTTRKAQFDSPLFVKNMKQIKKMYDDRILTANRAQIGSQLFYFTYFFSPLDVAEGAYRFYPNPKVLQMPHPQGHKDGSAFFVRNQLGIRANSAVKDEAQKFLAFLLSEDAQSLPRDEGFSLLKSVNDKQIGEVQKQAAGGTYKLPSGETVKTSEKPFVELRQLINTANRFVKKDNRVLSIVEEESKLFFSGQKTAEEAAKLIQNRVTTYLNE, from the coding sequence ATGAAAACACAATTATTTATCGGATTTACTTGCATGACGCTGGCGGCTGCGACCGGATGCCAAACCGGAGGCGGAGGGGAGGAGGCGAATAAGGAGAAGGGCAAATCCAAAGACGGAAAGACCGTCGTTACGTTATCTTTGAAAGGCTCGGATTCGTTCTTTGAGGCGGTGGAGAAAGGTTTCGAGCAGAAGTATCCGGATATCGACCTGCAAATCCAGGAGTATAAGAAAGGCGATGAAGAGTGGAGCAGCGCGGATTTTGAAAAGTACATCAAAACGACGAACTCGGCGCTTTTATCGGGAACAGGCGCGGATATTATCGATTTGGAAGACTTCCCTATAAGCAAATACGTCGAAAAAAAGCTTCTTGCGGATATGAAGGATACGCTGGATCAATTAAACAAAAACGATCTGCACATGAACATATTGGATGCATTGAAGGTGAACGGCGGCTTGTATACGGTACCGCCTGCATTTTATCCGGGGACGTTCGTCGGGGATGGAGACGTGTTGGAGAAGACGATCGAAGTTGATGACAAAAGCTGGACGTGGGAGCAATTTGAGGAAGTGTCGCGGAAATTCAAGCAGCAGTCGAACGGAAGAGGGGAGCGCTACGCCTTGGCGAATTACGCGCCGGAGCAATTTCTTAATAAATTGGTGGAAAACAACAGCACGGATTTCATCGATCCGACGACCCGGAAAGCCCAATTCGATTCGCCTCTATTCGTAAAAAACATGAAGCAGATTAAAAAAATGTACGACGACCGTATTTTGACGGCGAATAGAGCCCAAATCGGCAGTCAATTGTTTTACTTTACTTATTTCTTCTCGCCGTTGGATGTTGCCGAAGGGGCGTACCGGTTTTACCCGAATCCGAAAGTGCTGCAAATGCCGCATCCGCAAGGTCATAAGGACGGAAGCGCGTTCTTCGTCAGGAATCAGCTTGGCATACGAGCCAATTCGGCGGTCAAGGATGAAGCGCAAAAGTTTCTCGCTTTCCTGCTGTCGGAGGACGCGCAATCTTTGCCGAGAGATGAAGGCTTCTCCCTGCTCAAATCGGTGAATGACAAGCAGATTGGCGAGGTTCAAAAACAAGCGGCCGGCGGAACTTACAAGCTTCCGTCCGGAGAAACCGTCAAGACATCCGAGAAACCGTTTGTCGAGCTTAGGCAGCTGATCAACACGGCGAATCGCTTTGTTAAGAAGGACAACAGGGTGCTGTCCATCGTCGAGGAGGAGTCCAAATTGTTTTTCAGCGGCCAAAAGACGGCGGAAGAAGCGGCGAAGCTGATCCAGAACCGGGTGACCACTTATTTGAACGAATAG
- a CDS encoding glycoside hydrolase family 88/105 protein — protein MQETIQTQLKKVIDQLLHLKRPDNESDLKELAAEGKALGYFPRDFGMDEWDWPQGIGLYGLNKLTNQEGFDGYRDFFAKWSNDQIERGLPLKNVNTTAPLLTLMDLPSVEKLALEWMEWVEKECPRTKENGIQHVTSGNTSKFELNLHDQEIWIDTLFMVVLFTAKMGKKYNNPAWMNEAAYQFALHIKYIFNPGNSLFFHGYDFKNQNNFSAAHWCRGNSWFTLAAPEFLEIMQDSISPESRDLIFGTYKAQVNKLVELQHESGLWHTLLDDETSYTEVSGSAAITAGILKGIRLGLLDSSYLAPCRKAVAAVLKNISEDGTVLNVSAGTPICESKEDYKKIVFAPTAYGQALVIVLLAEALYHPEL, from the coding sequence ATGCAGGAAACCATCCAAACACAATTAAAGAAAGTCATCGATCAACTGTTACATTTGAAAAGACCCGACAACGAGAGCGATTTAAAGGAATTGGCTGCCGAAGGCAAAGCCTTGGGATACTTTCCGCGCGACTTCGGAATGGACGAATGGGATTGGCCGCAGGGCATTGGCCTGTACGGCTTGAACAAACTGACGAATCAAGAAGGCTTTGACGGATACCGGGACTTTTTCGCGAAGTGGTCGAATGATCAGATCGAGCGCGGGCTGCCCCTCAAAAATGTGAATACGACGGCGCCTTTGCTTACGCTGATGGACCTGCCAAGCGTGGAGAAACTTGCGCTGGAATGGATGGAGTGGGTGGAAAAAGAATGCCCGCGGACGAAGGAGAACGGAATTCAGCATGTAACCTCCGGCAATACTTCGAAGTTCGAATTAAACCTGCACGACCAGGAGATTTGGATCGACACTTTGTTTATGGTTGTGCTTTTCACTGCAAAAATGGGCAAAAAATATAATAATCCGGCATGGATGAACGAAGCGGCCTACCAATTTGCCCTTCATATCAAATATATCTTTAATCCCGGGAATTCCTTGTTTTTCCATGGCTACGATTTCAAAAATCAAAACAATTTCAGTGCAGCGCATTGGTGCCGGGGCAACAGCTGGTTTACACTCGCCGCCCCCGAGTTTTTGGAAATTATGCAGGATTCGATTTCGCCGGAGTCCCGCGACCTCATTTTTGGCACCTATAAGGCCCAGGTCAATAAATTGGTTGAGCTGCAGCATGAAAGCGGGCTTTGGCACACCCTGCTCGACGATGAGACCAGCTATACGGAAGTATCCGGCTCGGCTGCGATTACAGCGGGCATCCTGAAGGGGATCCGCCTCGGCCTGCTGGATTCCAGCTACCTGGCACCTTGCCGTAAAGCGGTTGCCGCGGTGCTGAAGAACATCTCCGAAGACGGTACGGTGTTAAACGTCTCTGCAGGAACGCCGATCTGCGAAAGCAAGGAAGACTATAAAAAGATCGTCTTCGCGCCGACGGCCTATGGACAGGCGCTGGTGATCGTGCTGCTTGCCGAAGCACTGTACCATCCCGAACTGTAA
- a CDS encoding NUDIX hydrolase yields the protein MKMPTHIVAAGGIVENEQGQILLVKTRHDGWVYPGGQVEVGENLIDALIREIKEESGIDVKVSYLLGVFSNTGIHKWHDGKTDVPTKVMFDFMCKPVGGELRTSEETSDCRWVQKEEVLDMITAPAIRARFEAYLRYNGRPSYLEYVTHPDFELKLSTMI from the coding sequence ATGAAAATGCCAACCCATATCGTAGCGGCGGGAGGAATCGTGGAAAACGAACAAGGGCAAATCCTGTTGGTTAAAACCCGGCATGACGGATGGGTATATCCCGGCGGTCAAGTCGAAGTGGGCGAAAACCTTATAGACGCGTTGATTAGAGAAATCAAAGAGGAAAGCGGTATAGACGTGAAGGTTTCCTATCTGCTCGGGGTATTTTCAAATACAGGCATCCATAAATGGCATGACGGTAAAACCGATGTTCCGACCAAAGTCATGTTTGACTTTATGTGCAAACCTGTCGGCGGGGAATTGCGTACATCGGAGGAAACATCGGACTGCCGATGGGTTCAAAAAGAGGAAGTGCTCGATATGATTACGGCCCCGGCCATACGTGCCCGTTTTGAAGCATATCTGCGTTATAACGGAAGACCGTCCTACCTGGAGTATGTGACACACCCGGATTTTGAATTGAAACTAAGCACAATGATATAG
- a CDS encoding GMC family oxidoreductase: MKPSEHKYRLSGGRSILEAVADRMIPKDTWPSAAEGGVMDYLERRISEDAAAWTELIEPGLRALEAEAASLYRRPFSKLSADEQDGLLQDLEHGRVREWPVSPIRFFHTLLSLVSEGYYGSPEAGGNLGGKSWEMIGFRPGPIPGTHAPAPEDDLPKRTFGQLRERYDAIVVGAGAGGSAMAAVLAEAGLRVLVVERGSWLRYDEIGRDHTRNHRLSKYGHNTGPELQGHPRTMLLASGEERITAPFEGDYHNNAMTVGGGTRVYGAQAWRFHPDDFRMATRYGIPHGSSLCDWPITYDDLEPYYDRAEWEVGVSGDGNAHPGRGTRRRPYPMPALPRTLEAERLARAAAKLGWDAGPVPLLINSVERDGRPACGRCGQCVGFACPTNSKNGGHNTMLVRAIATGNCDLICDTMVERIDTEQGRRATGVRLVREVNGSLERRQVRAGHVVVAAGAIESARLLLNSASDAEPHGIGNRNGQVGRNLQGHVYSAAYALFDEPVQDGLGPGVSIATCRFAHGNGGGIIGGGMLANEFIRLPLIHWYRALAPDAARWGVSGKETMLESYLRTGHIHGPIQEIPTAESRVRLSPSVKDRFGIPAAQLSGSVHPESVRAAEMLAGQAETWLWAAGARRVWRTQPGGGLSAGQHQAGTLRMGDDPSTSVTDPLGRVHGYDNLWVSDGSVHVTNGGVNPVLTILALAFRTAENLAKQG, translated from the coding sequence ATGAAACCCAGCGAACACAAGTATCGTTTGAGCGGGGGGCGCTCTATATTGGAGGCGGTCGCGGACCGGATGATTCCGAAAGACACATGGCCCTCGGCAGCTGAGGGTGGAGTTATGGATTATCTGGAACGTCGCATCAGCGAAGATGCCGCTGCCTGGACGGAGTTGATCGAACCCGGACTTCGCGCGTTGGAAGCAGAAGCGGCGTCTCTCTATCGTCGCCCATTTTCGAAACTGTCGGCTGACGAACAAGACGGACTGTTACAAGATCTTGAGCATGGTCGTGTTCGGGAGTGGCCCGTTTCGCCTATACGCTTCTTTCACACATTGCTTAGTCTGGTTAGTGAAGGTTACTATGGAAGTCCCGAGGCCGGCGGGAATCTCGGAGGAAAATCGTGGGAGATGATCGGATTTCGTCCGGGGCCTATACCCGGAACTCATGCACCTGCCCCGGAAGATGATCTGCCGAAACGAACCTTCGGGCAGCTTCGGGAACGGTACGATGCTATCGTCGTCGGAGCGGGGGCAGGGGGCTCGGCGATGGCGGCGGTGCTGGCGGAAGCGGGACTTCGCGTTCTCGTCGTCGAGCGCGGAAGCTGGCTTCGATACGATGAAATCGGCAGGGATCATACGCGCAATCACCGTTTGAGCAAATACGGTCACAACACGGGACCGGAACTCCAAGGCCATCCCCGCACAATGCTATTGGCAAGTGGAGAGGAGCGGATAACGGCGCCCTTTGAAGGCGACTACCATAACAACGCGATGACGGTGGGCGGCGGCACCCGGGTGTACGGGGCACAGGCCTGGCGGTTTCATCCGGACGACTTTCGCATGGCAACCCGCTATGGGATTCCGCACGGGAGTTCGCTCTGCGACTGGCCGATCACCTATGATGATCTCGAGCCTTATTACGATCGGGCGGAGTGGGAAGTCGGCGTCTCGGGCGACGGTAACGCCCATCCCGGACGGGGAACGAGGCGGCGTCCTTACCCGATGCCGGCTTTGCCCAGGACGCTGGAAGCGGAGCGATTAGCACGGGCGGCAGCGAAATTGGGGTGGGATGCAGGACCGGTTCCTCTTCTCATTAATTCGGTCGAACGTGACGGTCGCCCGGCCTGCGGGCGGTGCGGCCAGTGCGTCGGTTTTGCCTGCCCGACCAACAGCAAGAACGGCGGCCACAACACGATGTTGGTAAGGGCCATCGCCACCGGAAACTGCGACCTGATTTGCGATACGATGGTGGAACGCATCGACACGGAGCAGGGAAGACGCGCCACCGGGGTTCGTTTAGTGCGGGAAGTAAACGGTTCCCTTGAACGTCGGCAGGTGCGGGCAGGTCACGTGGTGGTTGCCGCAGGGGCGATCGAAAGCGCACGCCTGCTTCTGAACTCGGCAAGCGACGCCGAGCCGCATGGCATAGGCAATCGGAACGGACAAGTGGGAAGGAATCTTCAGGGCCATGTCTACTCGGCGGCTTATGCCCTCTTTGACGAGCCGGTGCAGGACGGTCTCGGACCGGGGGTGAGCATTGCCACCTGCCGCTTTGCCCATGGCAACGGGGGCGGAATTATCGGAGGCGGCATGCTGGCCAACGAGTTCATTCGGCTGCCCTTGATTCACTGGTACCGGGCGCTTGCACCGGATGCGGCAAGGTGGGGAGTCTCCGGCAAGGAGACGATGCTAGAAAGTTATTTGCGGACCGGTCATATTCACGGGCCGATCCAGGAGATCCCGACCGCCGAGTCAAGAGTGCGGCTTTCGCCCTCCGTCAAGGATCGCTTCGGAATACCGGCGGCTCAGCTCTCGGGAAGCGTCCATCCCGAGTCCGTTCGAGCCGCCGAGATGCTGGCCGGGCAAGCGGAGACTTGGCTATGGGCTGCCGGAGCGCGCCGGGTTTGGCGAACGCAGCCGGGCGGAGGGCTCAGCGCCGGGCAGCATCAGGCGGGAACGCTGCGCATGGGCGATGACCCTTCGACATCCGTGACCGATCCATTAGGCCGCGTCCACGGCTACGACAATCTCTGGGTGAGCGACGGCTCCGTACACGTGACCAACGGCGGGGTCAACCCGGTACTTACGATTCTTGCCTTGGCTTTCCGCACGGCGGAAAACCTGGCGAAGCAAGGGTAG
- a CDS encoding alpha/beta hydrolase gives MEEKLDPELKKMFSDIPEVVYTRENLGAKRKEMNEMFAGMIASLPVNDAVLTSERYVPGDAGNPDVRIKIYEPKVKEKILPGVLYIHGGGYILGSADMMDPALQQLVPDLHCVIVSVDYRLAPEHPFPAPLEDCYAALKWFSEHAEELGVDSSRIAVVGPSAGGGLTAALSLLARDRKGPPILFQMPLYPMIDDRNMTKSSNEITDERVWNKAKNQLAWNLYLGEKGEVSPYAAPARATDLSGLPPTYTCIGDLDPFRDETIDYVLRLTQAGVPTEFHLYPGCFHGFEEYFPAAEISQRFVKDYMAALKRALHK, from the coding sequence ATGGAAGAAAAACTAGACCCGGAGCTTAAAAAAATGTTTTCCGATATACCGGAAGTCGTTTATACCCGGGAAAACTTAGGTGCCAAAAGAAAAGAGATGAACGAGATGTTTGCCGGAATGATCGCATCGCTGCCCGTGAATGATGCAGTTCTAACATCGGAGAGATATGTTCCGGGCGATGCGGGGAATCCGGATGTCCGGATCAAAATTTATGAACCGAAAGTAAAGGAGAAAATCTTGCCCGGTGTTCTATATATTCACGGCGGCGGCTATATCCTTGGTTCTGCCGATATGATGGACCCCGCCTTGCAGCAGCTGGTACCGGACCTCCATTGCGTTATCGTTTCGGTGGATTACCGGCTGGCTCCGGAACATCCTTTTCCGGCCCCGCTCGAAGATTGCTATGCTGCGCTCAAATGGTTCTCTGAACATGCCGAAGAACTCGGAGTTGATTCTTCCAGAATCGCAGTGGTCGGTCCCAGCGCCGGCGGTGGATTAACGGCCGCCCTGTCCCTTTTGGCAAGAGATCGAAAAGGCCCTCCTATATTATTCCAGATGCCGCTGTATCCGATGATCGATGACCGGAATATGACCAAGTCCAGCAATGAAATAACGGATGAACGAGTATGGAATAAAGCCAAAAACCAATTAGCATGGAATTTGTATTTGGGAGAAAAAGGCGAAGTATCCCCTTATGCCGCTCCGGCGCGCGCAACCGATTTGTCGGGACTTCCACCTACTTACACCTGCATCGGTGACCTGGATCCATTTCGCGATGAAACAATCGATTATGTATTAAGGCTGACGCAAGCCGGTGTGCCGACAGAGTTTCATTTATACCCCGGATGTTTTCACGGCTTTGAAGAATACTTTCCTGCCGCTGAAATCAGCCAAAGATTTGTCAAAGACTATATGGCGGCTTTAAAGCGCGCCTTACACAAATGA